In Acanthopagrus latus isolate v.2019 chromosome 6, fAcaLat1.1, whole genome shotgun sequence, the genomic window TTACAGTGTACATTTTTCAATGAATCCTAAGGTCAcatattattgtttattcataagaaatgtgtgtttagaGCAGTGTGATTATTAATAGATTTCAGGCAATAACATCTGACAGAATTATCAATGATATGAGGATGGTGGGCAAGGAGGGAAGTTTTAGGAACAGTCTGTACCCATACATTGAAGATCAGGCccttggtgttttttttttgttttttttgtcaagcgCCAATGACAGGTCCCactgacatgaaaatgtgactAGAAACAAAACTAGAAAGTGATTGCATCCGAGTGTGACATTGCAAaggttttgaaatgaaaaactgtaCACAGATGTGGGAGACCAGCTTAAGAGAGACTAATTTGTGTTGCTTTGCTGAAAGCTTATCCAATTGCTCTGATGAGAAAGCATTAAACCCCAGAGGGCCTTCTTCACTGTGATTATATATAGCATTGCAACGGACTGAAGGTTATAAGAGCTTTGACGGAAAGGTTAAGAGCACATGTAACACAGTGTCTGACAAATATTAAATAGTACAGCAGTGATTTTTATAAAGAAAGAGGTAGGTGGCATGGcctactttttaaaatactcGCTTAGTTATGAACACAATAATGAAGGTCAGAATTAagtgttgtgaaaatgttttgttatttcttgCTTGAATTGAATCTGACCTGTGTCTGATTGTGGTCATTGGCACACTGTCTTGTCGTCTAAATGCTGAGTTAGCTAAGCTGTGATGGCCAGCAGCCATTGTACAAGGTGTGACTAGCAACCAGGGGACAGGGAACCTGCCTGATAAACAGAATATGTAAATAGGGTGGATGAGTGGCCACATTTCCAGGAAAGGGAAGTGATGACGCAGTGGAACGGGCTGAGGGGAGGACGCAAACAGGATGCTATCTGCTGTGGCTTCCTGTGCAATTTTAGAAATCAGATTTTCCCATGAATTTCTGTGAAAGCAAACATATAAACATCTCGTGCTTTTTTTCTTAGGAAGTAGATCAGCGTTGTTAATATCAAGTTATATCGAGACATCCACAGTTCatgaccttttttaaaatctttttctgttttcaggagATGTTGAGACACTGACGCGCCACTAGACCTTGGATGGAGCTTGACTGGGGCTTGTACTGGTCAAGGTGAGCATGTGTTATATGTAGAGTAACaaacacgtatacacacaccCTAGGTGGACAGTCCATTAAAAATTCAGACCAGTTTTAACTATGAGATGTAGTATTTCTCACATtggcagctgcagtttgtgtacCTGATGGGTTGTACAACACATCTCATATTGTCCCTGAGCAAGTGTCATGTTGTCAAGTGAAGCTGATTCAGTTTGGTGGCATACTGCCAGGCCTGTTGAGACTGCTCTGTGGTTGTGGTGGGCTGCTGTTGCTCAGTCTGTCGCTCTGCTAGAGAGGTGTTGTCTGCTTGGGTTGTCAGTTTTTAGATTTCAGTCACGTCAAACTTTAAGAAATTCCAAAATGTCAGTGGGAGTGAATTAATAAAATATGCTATTGTAAATGAAAAGAATGGTAAGTTTTAAATCCCATGAAATGATAGTTGTTCTGGTAAAGTTTCAGgtaacaaaaatactttttataaGGACATTGCATTTATTCAAGTTTTCCGTATGGCTTCCCCATGACGACAGTAGAAACTGTGCTTGACCACTGTGCATTCCGTCTTTTCATTAAGACCCCCAGCAGCCCCCAGCTCTGCTGTTTGTCCGTTTCAGGATGTGAGGCTGACTGAGGGCTGATGTCATCTCTCTCCATTGCTGCAGAGGTGAGCCTTAGGACAGAAAccaggagggaaggaagaaCGAGAGAAGGGAAGGCAGTGAGGGTCACAGTCAGAGCAGGATGGGCAGATTTAGAGAGGGGTGGTGAAAGGTAGACAGACAAGAAGCATGCGGTGCAGATTTATGGCCCAGAGTGCGTGTCTGAGACTTGGTGCTCTTCTTGTAGAAGTAGTAGTGGTGGTGGGTGACTGGGCTGCATGTCCTAGCCTGCTGTTGCAGAGCAGGGGTTGCATAATGGCTCCCATCCGTTCTTTTCCACTCTGGAATAAGCTCACTCTGTGTTCAagagtgcttgtgtgtgtgtgcagacacaaaGTCCAGGATAGGCTTGTAGTTGAACAGTCTGGTGGCACAGCCACACGCGAGAGCTTTGTGTGTCTCTGGGTGGGAATAGGAAAGAGCAGTGACCTTAAAGGCTGGGTACAGAGGTTTCCTCTAACATGAACTCTGAGGGGGTCAGACACAGGGCAATGCCAGAGCAAGAAAACAAGGGCAGGGTCCTCAGCCCAGTACTACTACAcccagggagggagggagagacgggaggGGCTGTCTTAGGGATGGTATGGGGGGAAACGGCAGTAAAAACCTATTGGAAGAAAGAACGGATGTAGCCTAGTATGGAGAGTAAAGAGAATGCGGAAGAGGGATAATTCTCATTAGTCCCTGAAATGTGCTGTGGAACCTCGCCTGGATTGTAACTAGGCTGCACAAGCTTCAGCAGTGTTCAGTTTTTCCCTGTGCAGACCCAGGCATTTAGACAAAGAGACAGGCTGCTGGTGAATATGTGCCTTGCTGGGACAGTAGCTCCTAGCACTGATCTTCCTTCCAGACGCCGCTGCGACATGCCTGAGCATGTAAGCATACTGGAAAAAGGTTTGTATATgcagtgtgtacgtgtgttgtCGCTGCTAGCAGAGTGGTTTCATTCTAGCGGGCAGGCTGGCTGAACGCAGGATGACCCATCTCCCCTGAGGCTCCAAATCactacatcatcatcagtcGCTCTTTGCAGTGGAACAGATGAGATTTCAATCCCATCGAGCAGTAAGCAGGAACCAAGGCTGCTGTACTAACTGGATAGTGTATTCTCATAAATCTGTAGGAATCTACAATCTGCTCTTCCCTCAGAAGTCACTTCATTTATATCCGTCATCAGTAGCTCTGGGATTTTTCAAAATTTGACTGAATTTGGCAGTATCCCTCAGTGGACTTTTGAGGGAACTTTCCAATCCACACTCAACCTTTGTTTAGATTGTACAACACATATATGTGTAGAATGTATAAAAGCACTCCCAGTTCAGTCTTCTTGATCATGTTGCACTGTTGGCgggtgtgtttacatgtatataCGATGTGTGTGCTTTCAGGTGCTGATATGCGCTGAAGATGAGTGGCATAGGAGACAACTCGTTGGAGCCACTGTGCTCCGACCGCAAACGTAAACTGTCGACCTGTGACACACCAGGTTTAGGGTGAGTGCTGTAAATTTTTGTTAAGTGTCAATCACATACCAGTCCACTTTGTCTGCTGCTGGTGTCAATGTCAGCAAGTGCACTGGGTCAGTTCCTTCCTCCTGACCTCACATAAAGATTCCTACCCTCCTGGTCCAAATGTGTGTCTACTACTCGCAAAATATCTAAAGTATCTGAGCCCCTGCCGTATGGCCTGCATACATCCGTTTGGGGGCATGGGGAGGTGAGGTTGTCATGGTAACATGTCTAATCCCTTTTGCGCCCCGGCAGGTGTGACAAGCGTCGGAGAGAACAGGAGAGCAAGTACATTGAAGAGCTGGCTGAGCTCATCTCTGCCAACCTCTCCAACATCGACAGCTTCAATGTCAAGCCTGACAAATGTGCCATCCTCAAGGAGACCGTGAGACAGATCAGACAAATCAAAGAGCAAGGTACCAGCAGTGCGCAGATTGCACCCATACACTCCTGGTCATAAACAAAGCCACATACAAAACATATAATTTGTACCCTGCTGCAGGACAGATGATGCCACTGATGAAGTGGTGTGTTTGGTTCATGGCCAGGCTGCTTCAGAGTGACAGCCACTCTGGCTGTTTGTATTGCTGGGGGTAAACGAACACCAGTAATTGAAACCGATCCTTGGTAGTCATGGCTCAAGGCTGCCAGTGACAGTGTGTATCTGTTAGTGCCAAATGCTGCCTCTCTCTGGGAGGTTGTTGGGAGACACTGGTGATTCAGAAATCAGACCTTAAAGAGAATCACTCTGTACCTTTCTCCAGTCATTTGGCAAATTAGACACAAAGGAGGATATTTTCTTGCACCAGTTATAGCTCATTTGAGATTAGATATGCGAGGTTAAGTGGGTAAGGATGAGAAAGAGCGAGCAATCACACTAGAATCTACCCAGAGGGTCACAGCTGGCTACTGCTGGCCCGGGTGTTATGCAGCCAGGTTGCTATAGTTACAGGGCGGGAATGATGGacaaccagtgtttttttttccttctcttttctttctcttgcccATTTAACACACAGTTTCCCTACTCTTGTTTACACATGTTTGCATCATATTCTCAGGtgtctcctttttctctgtcagtcatttctttctcagttctgtttttcttgtgcagTCTAGTTTAGGGTAGAAATGGAATTAAATCCAGTGTCACATTATTTGCCAACTTGCTCAACGCCACAGATGACCCCTATTTAGAGTGGTATCTAACAAAGCCTTAGACACatgctgattttaaaaatagaaaggCATGCTAACCATGCATCCATGGCTcatgctgccacctgctggtcagtgaaaaacaaacgtACTTTGTCTTAATGTCTAGGGAAACAGACAACTGGAAATCATAGAAAGGTTGCCATGAAAGTATGATGTACAGTATGATCAGGGAAAATActataaaaataacatttttcataGTGTGGCTGAAAACAAAGCTGCAAAGTACAACATTGATAAACAGTCAAAGGAGAAGAAATAGCTGTCGTAAATATCTCTTCATCAGTAGTGTGATGTGCTTCCTCTGTCCTCAGGAAAGAGCTCGTGCAGTGATGACGATGTCCAGAAGGCTGATGTGTCCTCCACTGGTCAAGGGGTCATTGACAAGGACCATCTGGGACCGCTGCTCCTACAGGTCAGCTTACGGACAATCAACAGGGGGCAAAACTCCAACTCCTGCTGTTCTATATGCTTGACTGTCATTGCTCACTTTTAGTTGATTGAAAAGTCCCAGCTGGGTTGTAAAAGACCTACAGCCATAATCAAAAAAGGTGTTCTTTATGTTGTTATTTGCTTTAAGTCTTCCTCCATTCATGTCTCATTTTTGTGGCCCTGCTGTTTTTTAGGCATTGGAtggcttcctgtttgtggtTAACCGAGAGGGCAGCATCGTATTTGTGTCAGACAACGTGACGCAGTATCTACAGTACAAGCAGGAGGAGCTTATCAATACCAGTGTGTACAACATCATCCAtgatgaggacagagaggagttCCACAAGAATCTACCGAAGTCCAATGGTGAGACATGGGTTTATACATGACTGGGTGTAAACACATACAAGATCAGATGTTCCATAATATACACTCAAGTGCGGGCCCTcttgcacacatgcacataaatgaTTTAACATGTGAATATCTGTTGCCTGTTCATCTCCACAGCACCAAATGGGGCATCATGGGGTGGAGAGGCACCCCGGCAGAAGAGCCATACCTTTAACTGTCGTATGCTGGTGAACTTTGTTCATGGTCAGAGTCATGGGATGACAGAAGAGAGGCCTGTAGGCCAACGCTATGAGACAATGCAGTGTTTTGCACTCACTCAGCCAAGGGCcatgatggaggagggagaaggtAAAATTATTGTTAACAGCCTTGAACTTCTTGAACTTCTtgaacttgtttgtttgttttgtgtttgtttgtttgtttgtttgtttgtttgttataaCACTTAAAGATGGCACAGTGTTTAACATGTACATTTGTTCATGCAGAGGATTAGATTTGAAGTAGTGGTAGGCTTACACATGTGTTGCTATGGGCTGCACTGTATTTATTAGTCAAGTTGTACTCAAATAAATGCTAGTAAGCTTTTGTAtgcctttcttctcctctggtACAGTCAAATAAGGACTTAACAATATGTTGTCTTTTCTTATCAGATTTGCAGTCATGTATGATATGTGTGGCACGACGCATCATTGCAGTAGAGAGGACGGAGAGGTTTAGCACTCGTCATGAACTGTCTGGTAAGTTGCCACTGTGTTACAACTAATAGATGAAGGTACTTTCCCATAGTGTGGTAAGTATATGTACTTAGGTACCCATTCAGATATGCCATTATTATTAGTACTGATATGACAATGTGACTTTCGAGCCATGTCGTTCTAGTTACTTAAAGCTGTACACCATAGAGTCGCAATACACTCTATTAGGAATATACACCAGcaataaaataatttcctttttaCCACCATTATACATTACTGTTTGTGTAACTGGAATGATACATCTTCTCCTGCAGGTAAACTGATCGAAATTGAACAGCAAAGCACTCTTCACACCACAATGCGTCCAGGCTGGGAGGACCTAGTCAGGCGCTGCATGCAGATGTTCCTCCATCGAAGTGAGGGACAACCCTGGTCCTACAAACGCCACTATCAAGATGGTATGTagtcccccccaccaccaccactaccatTTTACTTTCCTTGTATACTTTACACACCCTGTTTTGCATGTGGATATATTACCTACAGTTCGAGCATGGTCACAGAAAGTTAGGATCTATTATGATGGGTGTGGGGCATGTTTACGCATTGTCAAGGAAGCTACAATCATAACAGCATACAGGGAATGTTCGAGAACTCAAGTCACCTCAGGATAATGTTTGGTATGTCAGACACGGCCCCTCGAGATGAATAAGGCTCAAACCATTAATGAAAAATTTCCAGTATAACAGGAAACCAGATTTGTGAGACTCATTGAATAACAATCTTGACTTTATGGGGTGTGACAGAGGATAAACATACAGGGTACCTGTTACTTCCACATTAAATAGTAAACTGCACTGAccaataatattttatttatttatatattttttcccccctaaacTCAGCTTTGTCATCGCGATATGTATCATCATGTAGGTGATGATAAAGACTGTTCAAAATATCTACATTTAATTTTCAGTATTGTTGATttagagttttgttttgttttgttcttgccCATCTGGCCTTCTTtgtcaaaatattaaagttttaATTGCTTGTTAGTCCAGTcagcttcacaataaaatctTTTAGAAAATTGAACACTCAAAGGCTTTTTAATACTGTAGCAGCTACACGGAAGTTCAATTTGTTACCTGTCATATTAACCAAAGGTTAACTCTAATATTTATGACGGTAGGTCAGGTTTCATAATTGGGAAATATAACTGACGTGCCTAGAATGAAGAGgtacacaaacagctgtgtgtgagacaaGACTCATTGTAGTTCTAACTTCCAACATATTATTAAGTTGAGGCAAACATTTTACCGTGCCCTTTTattgtgtggggaaaaaagatcTGTGTCACCACATCACAAGCTAAATAGATAAGTTGCTACCAGAACCAGCTGTTGTACAAGCGTTCTTGCTTTCTTGTGTTAATGTGGGCTttcattcatctttttcatGCTCCAGCTTTCCATAACGGCCATGCAGAGACCCCACTCTACCGCTTCTCGCTCTCTGATGGCACCCCAGTCACAGCCCAGACCAGAAGTGACCTCTGCAGGAATCCCAACACCAATGAGCCGCACTCTTTCCTCTCCACACACTTGCTACAAAGGTGCAGATGCTGTAACACTTACTACGAGAACtgtgttgtatgtgtttttactctgctctgttttgaatatttgctattttttgtatttttcttgtagGGAGCAGAACAGTTATCGTGGAAACCAGGGTGGAGGCATGAGGCCCCAAAATATGGGTGTGAACAATCCCAACCAACAGATGAACATGGGTCCAGGAGGGGGCATGGGCATGAACAGGGGCTACAGCATGGCTGAACAGGGCAATATGCCACAAAGAGGAGTGCCTCCATACACTGGGGGCAACCGCATGAATCCTATGAACCAGATGAATCCCATGCATCAGATGAATCAAATGAATTCAATGCATCAGATGAACAACATGGGTCAGATGAATCAGATGAATTCCATGCATCCAATGAATTCGCCTATGAACTCAATGAACCAAATGGGGCCCATGAATCAGATGAGCCACCACGGCAtgcatcaacagcagcaccaacatcAGCAGATGGGTCAGTAccatggaggtggaggtggaccTGGAGGTGGAGGATACGGAATGGGAATGACCAGTCCCCCTCAGGCTAGTCCAGGGATTAATGCCCCCCCACACAACGTCATGAGTTCACCAAGAGTCCGAGGAAGCCCCAAGATGGGTGCCAGTCCTTTTTCTCCTGGAGGTATGAATCAAACTTATCGAGAATTCATGAAAAGAATTGGCAGCTTTTAGAATGCATGATTTAGACTTACTAGTTCTTAAATCTACTGGCATTTGTGTTGATAAATACATGGATCTATAACATGACTTTTGTTATTCCATTACAGGTATGAACTCTCCTATGAGCTCCAGTCATCCTGGTAATTCTGGCGGAGGAGGCAcctccttctccagcagctccttgaATGCCCTCCAAGCCATTAGTGAGGGAGTGGGCAATCCAATGCCCTCCCCACTCACCTCTCCACCCCCCCACAAGCCTGACAGTTCCCCAAGCATCAACTCCACCAACCAGGGTGCAGGGGGACCCTGTAAACTCCCAGCCTACTCTGACTCAAAGAGCCCAGGCAGCTTACTAGGggctggaggagagcagcagcatccaCACACCCCCACCAGCGAGGGCCCTCCTGACAAGCCAGACAGCCAGGCCAGCAGAGAGGTGGGTCCGACTGGGGGAGAATCCAACCGAAGGGTCCCTGACAACAAGTGCCACAAGAAGCTGCTGCAACTCCTCACATCCCCTACAGATGAGCTGGTGCCATCTAATCACACACCAGGCTCCACAGGTGATGCTAAAGACGGAACAGTGGGAGTCACAAGCCCCTCGTCCTCGACAGGTGTGTCCTCCTCTACAGGTGGGAATCATGGTGCCGTGTCTTCTTCTGGTGGCACAGGACATTTAACAAGTCAGTcactgcaggagaaacacaagATCCTTCACAAGCTCCTGCAGAATGGAAACACACCAGATGAGGTGGCTCGCATCACAGCCGAAGCCACTGGGAAGAGCAGCCTGGATTCAGGGGCACCAGAGCCTGGGCCTACAGCCACTGGAGGGGCTCGAGGATCAGAATCAAAGCAGGAGCAGCACAGCCCTAAGAAGGAGAAGCCTCACGCCCTCCTACACTACCTCCTTAATAAGGATGACTCTAAAGAAAATGGTGATATCAAACCtaagctggaggagctggaggggagaggagcTCAGGGTGCAGGGGTCACAAGCTCTGATCCCCACTGCATGGATGGGAAGGTCAAGTTGGAGCCATCAGATGAGGTAAAGCCAGGAGAATGGTTTGTTCAATGTAGTTTAAAATACCAAGTAGAAAATTGTCTGTAATTAATCTTTTGTCTCGATGGTTCAGACGGAGACCCTGGAGACCATTCTTGGTGTCCCAAGGAACAACTCTAGCTTCTACCCTGAACCTGACTCCAGAGCAGGGAAGGAAGTGGGAAACAAACCAGGAAATATGCCTGATAGTTTACATGGTAAGCAAGTGcaaatgaaactaaatgtaACGCTTGACAGTAAAAGGGTTCAAAACACGTCAGTCCTAATATCTGAACCTAAATGTGTCGAGGGCTGTAATTTCACCTGGCATTGTGTGTCTttcagagggggagagaggccCTATGCCTCCTGCTCAGCGCGCTGCCTATCAAAGAGCCTTGTCCATGGATGCCAAGCCCATAGGTGGAGAGGGAGCAGTAGGAGGCGGGCTGGCTGGGAGAAGGAATGTCCCCTGTCCAACTTTGGTCAAACAGGAAATCATGGACACTCCGATCCGAGGGGCCATTCCCAATGGCTTTTCCGGAGGCATGGGTGTGTGTCCACCACGAGGCAACCCAACAAGTAACTTGAACACTCTTTTCTTTGCAGTTCACAGGAAGCCTTTCTATAAAGGTCTGTGTAAAACAGACATTGGAGACATTTGTTTTATCAGCATTAAGTTCTTTTAAATTTAAGTTAAACCCCACAATCTATGAAAGAACAAAAGCTTAGGTTCCAGTATTTACTGTGTTGCTAAGCATACTGATGAAACAGTAATTTTTGCGGTCTTTGTGTTGTTCAGGAGCTATGGGCAGAGGAATGGGAATGCCCCAGCGGCCTCCCATGTCGGGGCCAGGGGACTGGGGGATGCCAAGGGCAAGTGGCAGCCCTGTGGCTGGACCAGGACACCCTGGCATGGGTCGCTCCGGTCCAATGGCAGGACCCTTGATCAACCGCTCCAACAGCGTACCGGCAAACACCAGGTctatgctgcagcagcaactcATGGATATGGGTATGTCATGTCTCTGTTTTAGTGTGTGAAACTCTAACTAGTGAATATTTGGTGCTTGAACTTAATTGGTGCATAATATGATCAAGTATTCAAACACGAATCATTTTCTACTAATTGGCCAGTGGATAGTTTCACTAATTGTTTCCACTCTATATTGATTACACACAATCATCACCTCTGCAGGTACGAATGAAGCCAATATGGGTATGAGCCGGTTTAATGGACCTGGGCCCCCACCTCAGTCCCCATCCTGGCCAGACTCTGCTATGGGAATGGATAGACCGCAAGGAAGGAATCCAAACAGGTGAACCCTCCACTCTGTTCCCAACTCTAGccctctgattttttttcaaaattaacaTCTCCTGTGTCTATGTGTAGTAGGGACCAGTTTGGAAACCCCCTGGAAGAGCTGCTGGGGCCTCTGGCCAACAGTGAGGGCCCAAGTGATGAACGGGCACTTCTAGACCAGCTGGATTCCCTGCTCAATACCGCTGATGTCATCGCTCTGCAGGAGATAGACCGAGCCCTAGGCATCCCTGAAATAGTAGGCCAGGTACATAACATCCTACACTATACATGTTTTGTTGCGTACAGATATTAGACATGAAATTGTGAAACCCCTAGTATCTGTGAtttatctgtgatttttatGCAACTTTTTATACATCAGAACCAGGGACCTGAAGGCCGCCAGCAGGGCCCAGAGCAAGGCCAGGGACCATGCCGGCCATCAGAGCCTTTCCCAGGGCCGGATTCCTCATTGGGCATGGACCAAAAACCCATGTATAACCAAGGCTACCCCGGGCCTCCAGGTCCCCCCTCTCTGGGCATGCAGCCTGGTTATAGTGGCAACATGATGCAAGGCCAGTCTCCTGGAGGCTTCAACCCCGTGATGAATCAAATGGGCCAGACAGGAGGCTTCCCTGGCATGGCGGGCATGGGCAACCCCCGTGCAAACATGATGCGGCCTCGCATGATGACTGCGACCAAGCCTCTccgactgcagctgcagcagagactgCAAGGACAGCAGGTgaccacacagacatgatgtCCACCCTAAAAGTGACTTCTAGTATTGCTACTTTTGgcctggccaaaaaaacaaaacaaacttgaatATTTCATTGGACTGCTTTGGGGAATATTCCCCTGCCATAAGGGAAGAAAACCCTGTTGATGGAAAAACTTGGTCAGTGTATTGGGTAGTCAGCTTTGCTGAACCTAACCTGACCAACTGAAGCATCCCAGTGACCACACTTCTTCTTCGAAGTTGATTGTTCACCACTGTCCCTCCAGGTTTTAATGATGCATTGACCAGTTCTTTAGAGTCCCAATTTTAGTAGTTTTGTCAATTTCCTTAgtcttttctttgcttgatCCTGGCCATAATTTGACCCTTCTGAAAAAGATTGTCATCAGGttattaaagaaataaaaaactatTCACTGCATCAATTAgggttaaataacttgttgcaggctgaaacactttatttactgcagtaattatccaatgGGAGGCTCTTACCTATTTGCGTAGTTAAATAAAGGTAGGGAATTTTTTGGCCAGATAGTGTAATGTGACAGTTATCCTATACAGGAATACTGAAAAGCAACTTGTGTCTTGTGATGTTATGGTGAAAGGGAACATAAAAACTAGCATATTGAACTGGATTCATCTTGTTTGATCTGGCAGTTTTTGAACCAGACACGACAAGGCGTGAAGATGGAACATCCCCCAACAGGAAACCCTGGCATGCATCCAGGCATGCAACCTGGCATGCAGCCTGGCATGCAGCCTACAGGCATGGCTGGTCAGGTATGTAGTCACCACTTCCTCACATCTAATAtagtgtgcatttttttgtcactttcaagTCACCATATGTAGGATTGAGGTCAAGTATTGACATTTGTCTGCAGCCTGGTTTCCTGAATGCCCAGATGATGGCTCAGCgcagcagagagatgatgaCCATCTCTCAGATGAGGAGGCAGcggatgatgatgctgatgcagcagcagcaacaacaacaacaacaacagcagcagcagcagcagcaagggGCAGCAGGAGGCTTCAGCCCTCCTCCTAATGTCACTGCACCAGCAGGAATGGACAATCCCATGGGAGGTCCCCCTATGAACCAGGCTGGACAGCAGGGCTTCAACTATGGAGGTAATTATGGTGAGTTAAATAAGATGGAGCCCTGCTTCATTTTGTCTTAGATCTTTTAAGATTCACATTCATGATTGTTATCTTGTTGTTGTACTTGCAGGGATTAACCAGCAGGGGGACCCATCCTTCATGGCTCCAGGAAGCAGCCCCCCAGGAAACATGATGCAGGGACGAATGGCAGGTCCTCCTCAGAACACCATGATGCCAGGGATGCAGGGCAACCCACAGGGAGGGCCTCTGTACCCATCTGGAGACATGAAAGGCTGGCCACAGGGTGGCATGCAACGCAGCAAGTATGTAGCAATAGAatagaaatgtcaaacaatagAGAGATTGAATGAAATatagagaaaaacaagaagcaaaattaaagtgtatgtgtgtatgtatgtatctgtgtATTGCACCTGATATTTCACGGAAAATTGGCAT contains:
- the LOC119021176 gene encoding nuclear receptor coactivator 3-like isoform X1, whose amino-acid sequence is MSGIGDNSLEPLCSDRKRKLSTCDTPGLGCDKRRREQESKYIEELAELISANLSNIDSFNVKPDKCAILKETVRQIRQIKEQGKSSCSDDDVQKADVSSTGQGVIDKDHLGPLLLQALDGFLFVVNREGSIVFVSDNVTQYLQYKQEELINTSVYNIIHDEDREEFHKNLPKSNAPNGASWGGEAPRQKSHTFNCRMLVNFVHGQSHGMTEERPVGQRYETMQCFALTQPRAMMEEGEDLQSCMICVARRIIAVERTERFSTRHELSGKLIEIEQQSTLHTTMRPGWEDLVRRCMQMFLHRSEGQPWSYKRHYQDAFHNGHAETPLYRFSLSDGTPVTAQTRSDLCRNPNTNEPHSFLSTHLLQREQNSYRGNQGGGMRPQNMGVNNPNQQMNMGPGGGMGMNRGYSMAEQGNMPQRGVPPYTGGNRMNPMNQMNPMHQMNQMNSMHQMNNMGQMNQMNSMHPMNSPMNSMNQMGPMNQMSHHGMHQQQHQHQQMGQYHGGGGGPGGGGYGMGMTSPPQASPGINAPPHNVMSSPRVRGSPKMGASPFSPGGMNSPMSSSHPGNSGGGGTSFSSSSLNALQAISEGVGNPMPSPLTSPPPHKPDSSPSINSTNQGAGGPCKLPAYSDSKSPGSLLGAGGEQQHPHTPTSEGPPDKPDSQASREVGPTGGESNRRVPDNKCHKKLLQLLTSPTDELVPSNHTPGSTGDAKDGTVGVTSPSSSTGVSSSTGGNHGAVSSSGGTGHLTSQSLQEKHKILHKLLQNGNTPDEVARITAEATGKSSLDSGAPEPGPTATGGARGSESKQEQHSPKKEKPHALLHYLLNKDDSKENGDIKPKLEELEGRGAQGAGVTSSDPHCMDGKVKLEPSDETETLETILGVPRNNSSFYPEPDSRAGKEVGNKPGNMPDSLHEGERGPMPPAQRAAYQRALSMDAKPIGGEGAVGGGLAGRRNVPCPTLVKQEIMDTPIRGAIPNGFSGGMGVCPPRGNPTRAMGRGMGMPQRPPMSGPGDWGMPRASGSPVAGPGHPGMGRSGPMAGPLINRSNSVPANTRSMLQQQLMDMGTNEANMGMSRFNGPGPPPQSPSWPDSAMGMDRPQGRNPNSRDQFGNPLEELLGPLANSEGPSDERALLDQLDSLLNTADVIALQEIDRALGIPEIVGQNQGPEGRQQGPEQGQGPCRPSEPFPGPDSSLGMDQKPMYNQGYPGPPGPPSLGMQPGYSGNMMQGQSPGGFNPVMNQMGQTGGFPGMAGMGNPRANMMRPRMMTATKPLRLQLQQRLQGQQFLNQTRQGVKMEHPPTGNPGMHPGMQPGMQPGMQPTGMAGQPGFLNAQMMAQRSREMMTISQMRRQRMMMLMQQQQQQQQQQQQQQQQGAAGGFSPPPNVTAPAGMDNPMGGPPMNQAGQQGFNYGGNYGINQQGDPSFMAPGSSPPGNMMQGRMAGPPQNTMMPGMQGNPQGGPLYPSGDMKGWPQGGMQRSNSYPQQQFPQQGNQGQFGPMMMGPGPVSGAGVGQMGQMPGQRHSQMQGQMQGQMQGQMQGQMQGQMQGQMPGQMPGQMPGQMGMNPMGMGRMPMGPDQKYC